GTCGAGGCTACACAAGGCCCCTGTCCGGTTCCACCCTCCGCGGGCTTGCAAGTTAGGGATGGCGCCTTGAAGGGTCGGCCGTCACCACCTAGGCTGCTTGCGATGAAACACCCCCACTTCGCACTCGCCCTGCTGCTGCCACTGCCGGCCGCCGCCCTCACGTTCAGCGGCACCTTCAACGGGGTGATGGCGAACGCGCAGTGGATCCCGACCAACCCGGCCACGCCCTACAGCCCCGAGGACTTCATCGGTGCCCCGGTGACCGGCGGCTTCGACGTCGACATCCCCGACGCCTGGCTCGCGATCCACCCCTTCGACACCTACGTGCCCATCGCCGAGGGCCACGCCTCGTTCAACGCCACCGTGCGCGGCCTCGACTTCTCGTACACCGCGGGCCTGCTGATGCCCGGGTCCACCGGCACGCAGCTCACCTTCTGGACCGACTACCGGCCCCGCTTCGAGGGCGGCATCCTGGAGTTCCAGTCGGACGCCGGATCACTGGTGACCGGCACGACACCCGCATCGCTGCGCGTCGACGGCACCACGGTCAGCGGCATGAGCCTCGGCTTCGCCGACCAGCACGTGTCGCTCTCCTTCCACGTGGACATCACGTCGTTCCGCTTCGACCCGGTGGCCGCGCCCGTGCCGGAGCCGCCGCTGGCCGTGCTGATGGCGCTGGGCGTGCTGGGGCTGGGCCTTCACCACAGGCGGTGGCTGCGCACCGCCTCGCGCAAGGTGCCGATCTGCACGGCCACCGTGTCGTCGATCACCCGGCCGTAGCCGCCCCCCATCGTCAGCACCGTGGGAATGCGCCGCTCGCGCGTCGCCGCGAACACGCGGCGGTCGCGTTCGGCCATGCCCGCGGTGGTGAGCTTCAGGCGCCCGAGGCGGTCGCCCTCGTGGGCATCGGCCCCGGCGAGGTAGATCACGAGGCCCGGAAGCCTGGTCTCGTGACGGTGCCACAGTTGCGCGAGTGCGCCCTCGAGGGCCTCGAGGTACGGGTCGTCGGTGCAGCCGTCGGGCAGCGGCACGTCGAGGTCGCCCGGTTCCTTGCGGAACGGGAAGTTGTGTTCGCCGTGCAGCGACAGCGTGAACACCGTGGGGTCGTCTCGGAAGATGGCGGCCGTGCCGTTGCCCTGGTGCACGTCGAGGTCGATCACCGCGACACGCAGCAGCTGCCGGTGGTGCCGGTGCCATTCGGCCTGCATCAGGCGCGAGGCCACCGCGATGTCGTTGAAGACGCAGAAGCCCCCACCCTTCGACGCGCTCGCGTGGTGGGTGCCGCCCGCGAGGTTGGCCGCCACGCCCTGCGTCAGCGCCACGCGGGCCGCCGCGATGGTGGCCCCGACGGAACGGCGCGAGCGCTCCACCATCTCGGGCGACCATGGGAAACCGATCTCGCGCTGGCGCGCGTCGTCGAGCCGGCCCTCGGCCACGTCGGTCACGTAGTCGGGCGTGTGGGCCAGCGCCAGTTCACCGTCGGTGGCCGCGGGCGCCACCTCCAGTTCGATGCCGGGCACCTCGGCGACCACCCGTTCGCGCAGGCGGCGGTACTTCTCCTGGGGAAAGCGGTGGCCCGGGGGCAGCGGAAGGCGGAACTGATCGGTGTGGAAAGCCAGCATCGCCCCATTCTCTGCCAACGCGCCACAATGGAGCCACCATGAAACGCCAACTGGACGCCCTCGCGAAACACGGGCTGGCCGCGGGCGACGCCGTCCGCCCGCAGCGGGCCGACTGGACCATCGACCAGGGGTGGGCCGACTACACCGCGGCCGACCACACCACCTGGCGCACGCTCTTCGAGCGCCAGCGCCGGCTGCTGCCGGGCCGCGCCTGCGACGAATTCCTGCAGGGCATGCGCGACCTGCCCATCGCCGCCGACCGCATCCCCGACTTCCTCGAACTCAGCGACGTGCTCAAGGGCCGCACCGGCTGGCAGGTGGTGGCCGTGCCGGGCCTCGTGCCCGACGAGGTGTTCTTCGACCACCTCGCGAACCGGCGTTTCCCCGCCGGCAACTTCATCCGCCGCCCCGACCAGCTCGACTACCTGGAAGAGCCCGACGTCTTCCACGACGTGTTCGGCCACGTGCCGATGCTGGTGAACCCGGTCATCGCCGACTACCTGCAGGCCTACGGCGAAGGGGGCCTGCGCGCGCAGCGCCTGGGCACCCTCGCGCAGCTGGCCCGCGTGTACTGGTACACCATCGAGTTCGGCCTGCTGCGCCAGGCCGACGGGCTGCGGCTGTACGGCGCGGGCATCGCCTCGTCGTTCAGCGAAACCACCTTCTCGCTCGACGACCCGTCGCCGAACCGCGTGCGCTTCGACCTCGAACGCGTCATGCGCACGCAGTACCGCATCGACGACTTCCAGGAAACCTACTTCGTGATCGACGGGTTCGAGCAGCTGCTGGAACTCGCCCGCATCGACTTCGGCCCGCTGTACGACCACGTGCGCGGCCAGCCCGAGTTCGCCCCCGGCGACGTGCTGCCGGACGACACCGTGCTCCACCGCGGCACCGGCCGCCACCACCAGCCAGGCTGACCATGGACCTCGCCACCTTCGGATTTTTCATCCCCGCCTGCTTCGCACTCAACATGGCGCCGGGCCCGAACAACCTGCTGTCGCTCGGCAACGCCACCCGGCACGGGTTCGGCACCGCGTGCCTCGCCGGCGCCGGCCGCCTGCTCGCGTTCGGCGGGATGATCGCGCTGGCCTCGGCGGGCCTGGCCGCGGTGCTGCACACGTCGGAGCTGCTGTTCCATGCCATCAAGATCGCGGGGGCGCTGTACCTGTTCTGGATCTCGTGGCAGCTGTGGCGCGCGCCCGTCGACACGGCCGAATCGGCCGAACGCCCGCCCGCGAGCCTCGTGGCCCTCGCCCGCCAGGAGTTCCTCGTCGCCGCCGGCAATCCCAAGGCGATCTTGATCTTCACGGCCTTCCTGCCGCAGTTCGTGGACCCGGCGGGTGACGTCGCGGCGCAGTTCACGGTGCTGGGCGCCTCGTTCCTGCTGCTCGAAGTCGTGGCCATCGCGATCTACGCCTGGATGGGTCGCCACCTGCGCCGCTGGTTCGCGTCGCCGCGCGGCAAGCGTGTGTTCAATCGCACGAGTGCGGCGCTGCTGGGCGGCGCGGGCGTGGGGTTGCTCCTCGCCCGCCGCTGAGGGGCCCTCAATTCCGGGCGGCTTCGGCCGAAAACGGGGGTGACGCTCCGTCCGCTCCACCCCCGAAGCCCGTGATCGACCCCTCCAACTCCCTGTCCATCCTCGTGGTGGACGACCAGCCCGACGTGCGCGTCGCCATGGCCGCCCAGCTCGACGCGATGGGCCACCGCGTGTTCGAAGCCGGGGACGCCCACTGGGGCCTGGAACTCTTCCACCGCCACAAGCCCGACCTCGTGCTGCTCGACGTGATGATGCCGGGCCACGATGGCTACTGGCTCGCCCGCGAGATCCGCGCGGCGGAGGCGGGACACTGGACGCCCATCATCTTCCTGTCCGCGATGGACCAGGCGCAGGACCTCTCGCGCGGCATCGAGGCCGGTGGCGACGACTACCTCGTCAAGCCGGTCTCGGTGGTGGTGCTGGCCGCGAAGCTGCGCGCGATGATCCGGCTCAAGGGCATGCAGGCGCGGCTCATGTCGATGTCGTCGGACCTGCGCGAGGCCAACGAACGCCTGCAGCACCTGACCGAACACGACGACCTCACCGGCCTCGTCAACCGCCGCGGCTTCGACCGCCTGCTGCACGACGAGATCGGCTCGGCCCGCCGCGAGCAGGAGCCGCTGACCCTCGTGTTCTGCGACCTCGACCATTTCAAGCGCTACAACGACACGCTGGGCCACGTGGAGGGCGACCAGTGCCTGCGCCGCGTGGGCAAGCTGCTCAACGACGCGTGCCACCGCCCGCGCGACCGCGCCGCCCGCTACGGCGGCGAGGAGTTCGCGCTGATCCTGCCGAACACGCCCAAGTCGGGCGCGATGACCTTCGCACGCGCCTTGCGCCGCATGCTGTCGACCCTGGCCCTGCCCCACCCCGCCTCGCTGGTGGCGCCCTTCGTGACCCTCACGGGCGGCATCACCACCTGCGTGCCCGACGCCACCACCACCGCCGAAGGCATGGTGACCCGGGCCGACGAGGCGCTGTACGCCGCGAAGGCCCGGGGGCGTGACCGCTTCTTCAGCTTCGAGATGCAGCTGGACACGGTCGAACAGCGCGCCCTCTAAGCGTCGTCACCCTTGAACTTGCGCAGCCCCTTGAACACCAGGGGCGCGACCAGCGCGATGACCGCCAGCGCCAGCAGCAGCGCCGAACTCGGGTGCTTGAAGAACACGAGGCCGTCGCCCAGGCTGATCTGCAGCGCGCGGCGGAACTGGTTCTCCGCCATCGGCCCGAGGATCAGGCCCACGATCATCGGCGCCACGGGGTAGTCCCAGCACCGCATCAGGTAGCCCATCGCGCCGAACACCACCAGCATGACGAGCTCGACCGGCGACGGGTTCGCGGCCAGCGTGCCCATCGCGGCGAACAGCAGGATGCCCGCGTAGAGCCACGGCTGCGGCACCTTCAGCAACTGCACCCACAGGCCCACGAGCGGCAGGTTCAGCACCAGCAGCATCAGGTTGCCGATGAAGAAGCTGGCGATCAGGCCCCACACGAGGTCGGCGTTCGACACGAACAGCAGCGGTCCCGGCACAAGGCCGTACTGCTGGAAGCCGGCGAGCAGCATGGCCGCGGTGGCCGACGTGGGCAGACCCAGCGCCAGCAGCGGCACCAGCGTGCCGGTGGCGGCCGCGTTGTTCGCGGCTTCCGGTCCGGCCACGCCCTCGATGGCACCCTCGCCGAACTGGTCGGGCTTCTTCGCGAGCTTGCGTTCGAGCGTGTACGACAGCAGCGTGGGCACCTCGGCGCCCCCCGCCGGCAACGCGCCGATGGGGAAACCGAGGCCGAAGCCGCGCAGCCACGGCTTCCATGAGCGCTTCCAGTCGTCGAGGGTCATCCACAGCGAACCGCGCACGGCCTCGATGCTTTCCTGCACACCCTTGAAGCGCGACGCGGTGTGCAGCGTCTCGCCCATCGCGAAGAGGCCCACGGCGAGTGTCGTGATGGACACGCCGTCCAGCAGCGACGGCACGCCGAAGGCGAGCCGCGACTGGCCGGTGAGCTTGTCGATGCCGACCAGGCCCAGCACCAGCCCGAGCACGAGGCTCGTCATGCCGCGCAGCACCGAGGTGCCGAACGTGGCCGACACGGTGACGAAGGCCAGCACCATCAGCGCGAAGTAGTCCCACGGGCCGAACTGCACGGCCAGGTCGACGAGCCACGGCGCGAGCGCCGCGAGGCCGATGGTGGCGAGCGTGCCCGCGGCGAACGAGCCGATGGCGGCCGTGGCCAGCGCGGGCCCGCCGCGCCCGGCGCGGGCCATCTTGTGGCCCTCGATGGCGGTGGCGATGGACGCGGCCTCGCCCGGCGTGTTCAGCAGGATGGCCGTGGTGGAACTGCCGTACATGCCGCCGAAGTAGATGCCGGCGAACATGATGATCGACCCGGTGGGGTCGAGCTTGAAGGTCAGCGGCAGCAGCAGCGCCACCGTGAGCGACGGGCTGATGCCGGGCAGGATGCCCACGAGCGTGCCGAGGATGACGCCGATGCCGGCGAACAGCAGGTTGCCCGGCTGCAGCGCGACACCGAGGCCCTGGAGGAGCAGCGAGAAGATTTCCATGGGGATGCTCCCGGGATCAGCCGCCGAACAGCGCGCGTTCGAGCGGGCCGGCCGGCAGCGACAGCGTCAGCACCTGCGTGAAGAACGCGTAGACCAGCAGCGCGAGCACGAGCCCGATCAGTGGGGCCTTGATGCGCAAAGGCTGGCCGAACGCGGTGGCGGTGGCCGCGAACAGCCACGTGGCGCCGAGGATGAAGCCCCCACCGACCTGCAGCCACACGATCAGGCCGACGAGCCCCCCGAACACCCACGCGAGCGCGACGCGGTTGGCCTTTTCGCCCGGCGTGAACGGCACGCCGCGCGCCTTCCACGCGGCCACGAAGTGCCCCGCCGACAGGACGATCAGCAGCACCGACACCACGCGCATCGCCGCGGTGGGGCCCACGCCCACCGCTTGCGGCGGCGGCAGGTTCGTCGCGTCGACCAGCAGCGCCACCGCGAGCGCGAGCAGGAAGGCCCCGACGCCGGCCAGCGCGCGCCAGCCGGGGCCGGAGGACACCTCGGCGTTCACTTGACGAGCCCGATCGTGGTCAGCACGTCCTTGACCCGTGCCTGGTCGGCCTTGAGGAACGCCGCGAACTGGTCGGCGTTCAGGTACGCGTCGTCCCAGCCGCGGGCCGTGAGCACCTTGGCCCACTCGGGCGACTTGACCGCCTTCTCGACGGCGGCCGCGAACGCGGTCTTCTGGGCCGGCGTGATGCCGGGGCCCGCGACGATGCCCCGCCAGTTCACCAGTTCCACGTCCATGCCCTGCTCCTTCAGCGTGGGCACGTCCTTGCCCTGCATGCGGGCGGCGGTGGACACGCCCAGCGCGCGCAGCTTGCCGGCCTTGATCTGGCTCTCGAACTCGTTGTAGCCCGACACCCCGGCGGAGACGCGACCGCCCAGCATCTCGGCGAGCGCCTCGCCGCCGCCCGAGAACGGCACGTAGTTCAGCTTCGTGGCGTCGCCGCCCGCGGCCTTCGAGACCAGGCCCGCGAGGATGTGGTCGGCGCCGCCGGCCGAGCCGCCCGCCCACACCACCTTCGACGTGTCGGCCTTCAGCGCGGCCGCGAGGTCCTTCAGGGTCTTGTACGGCGAGCTGGCCGGCACCACCACGACGAGCGGGTCGCCGGTCAG
This genomic stretch from Piscinibacter gummiphilus harbors:
- a CDS encoding histone deacetylase family protein, coding for MLAFHTDQFRLPLPPGHRFPQEKYRRLRERVVAEVPGIELEVAPAATDGELALAHTPDYVTDVAEGRLDDARQREIGFPWSPEMVERSRRSVGATIAAARVALTQGVAANLAGGTHHASASKGGGFCVFNDIAVASRLMQAEWHRHHRQLLRVAVIDLDVHQGNGTAAIFRDDPTVFTLSLHGEHNFPFRKEPGDLDVPLPDGCTDDPYLEALEGALAQLWHRHETRLPGLVIYLAGADAHEGDRLGRLKLTTAGMAERDRRVFAATRERRIPTVLTMGGGYGRVIDDTVAVQIGTLREAVRSHRLW
- the phhA gene encoding phenylalanine 4-monooxygenase, whose translation is MKRQLDALAKHGLAAGDAVRPQRADWTIDQGWADYTAADHTTWRTLFERQRRLLPGRACDEFLQGMRDLPIAADRIPDFLELSDVLKGRTGWQVVAVPGLVPDEVFFDHLANRRFPAGNFIRRPDQLDYLEEPDVFHDVFGHVPMLVNPVIADYLQAYGEGGLRAQRLGTLAQLARVYWYTIEFGLLRQADGLRLYGAGIASSFSETTFSLDDPSPNRVRFDLERVMRTQYRIDDFQETYFVIDGFEQLLELARIDFGPLYDHVRGQPEFAPGDVLPDDTVLHRGTGRHHQPG
- a CDS encoding LysE family translocator — its product is MDLATFGFFIPACFALNMAPGPNNLLSLGNATRHGFGTACLAGAGRLLAFGGMIALASAGLAAVLHTSELLFHAIKIAGALYLFWISWQLWRAPVDTAESAERPPASLVALARQEFLVAAGNPKAILIFTAFLPQFVDPAGDVAAQFTVLGASFLLLEVVAIAIYAWMGRHLRRWFASPRGKRVFNRTSAALLGGAGVGLLLARR
- a CDS encoding GGDEF domain-containing response regulator; translation: MIDPSNSLSILVVDDQPDVRVAMAAQLDAMGHRVFEAGDAHWGLELFHRHKPDLVLLDVMMPGHDGYWLAREIRAAEAGHWTPIIFLSAMDQAQDLSRGIEAGGDDYLVKPVSVVVLAAKLRAMIRLKGMQARLMSMSSDLREANERLQHLTEHDDLTGLVNRRGFDRLLHDEIGSARREQEPLTLVFCDLDHFKRYNDTLGHVEGDQCLRRVGKLLNDACHRPRDRAARYGGEEFALILPNTPKSGAMTFARALRRMLSTLALPHPASLVAPFVTLTGGITTCVPDATTTAEGMVTRADEALYAAKARGRDRFFSFEMQLDTVEQRAL
- a CDS encoding tripartite tricarboxylate transporter permease, which gives rise to MEIFSLLLQGLGVALQPGNLLFAGIGVILGTLVGILPGISPSLTVALLLPLTFKLDPTGSIIMFAGIYFGGMYGSSTTAILLNTPGEAASIATAIEGHKMARAGRGGPALATAAIGSFAAGTLATIGLAALAPWLVDLAVQFGPWDYFALMVLAFVTVSATFGTSVLRGMTSLVLGLVLGLVGIDKLTGQSRLAFGVPSLLDGVSITTLAVGLFAMGETLHTASRFKGVQESIEAVRGSLWMTLDDWKRSWKPWLRGFGLGFPIGALPAGGAEVPTLLSYTLERKLAKKPDQFGEGAIEGVAGPEAANNAAATGTLVPLLALGLPTSATAAMLLAGFQQYGLVPGPLLFVSNADLVWGLIASFFIGNLMLLVLNLPLVGLWVQLLKVPQPWLYAGILLFAAMGTLAANPSPVELVMLVVFGAMGYLMRCWDYPVAPMIVGLILGPMAENQFRRALQISLGDGLVFFKHPSSALLLALAVIALVAPLVFKGLRKFKGDDA
- a CDS encoding tripartite tricarboxylate transporter TctB family protein yields the protein MSSGPGWRALAGVGAFLLALAVALLVDATNLPPPQAVGVGPTAAMRVVSVLLIVLSAGHFVAAWKARGVPFTPGEKANRVALAWVFGGLVGLIVWLQVGGGFILGATWLFAATATAFGQPLRIKAPLIGLVLALLVYAFFTQVLTLSLPAGPLERALFGG
- a CDS encoding Bug family tripartite tricarboxylate transporter substrate binding protein gives rise to the protein MSRTDFRLARRSFTAAALALAAAWGTPAAAQGLTDLKIIAPAAPGGGWDSASRMLQQTLTATGAVKNVQVVNVPGAGGTVGLAQFVNTAKGDGHTLMVMGITMVGAVLTNKAPVGLDAVTPIARLTGDPLVVVVPASSPYKTLKDLAAALKADTSKVVWAGGSAGGADHILAGLVSKAAGGDATKLNYVPFSGGGEALAEMLGGRVSAGVSGYNEFESQIKAGKLRALGVSTAARMQGKDVPTLKEQGMDVELVNWRGIVAGPGITPAQKTAFAAAVEKAVKSPEWAKVLTARGWDDAYLNADQFAAFLKADQARVKDVLTTIGLVK